In candidate division WOR-3 bacterium, the sequence AAATCGGTTCACCGGTCTATGTCCGTGGTATGGAAAAAGGTAAAGTTACTCAGATTGAATTGATTGAAAATGGTAAAAAAGTCAAGGTCGTCTTTACGCTTGATAAAAAAATCCTGCTTACTGAAGATACAAAATTTGCCATCCGCAGTTTAAGTTATTTTGGCACCGACCGCATTTTAATGGTTACGCCTGGCTCAGGACCTCTTGCGAACAAAAACACAAAATTTTACGGCACCAATGAAGTCTTAGAATTAGAAGAGTTCTTTTTGAAATTTAACAATCTTGTGACTAAATTAGAATCAATTCCGATTACCGAGCAAATCCGCTCCATCAAAACGGAAATCACTTCTGCAATGCAATCCCTATCTCAAAAATTTCCTGCCCCTATTGCCGAATTGTCGCAACAACTCAGTATATTGAATAGTAAATTGGACTCTTTGCGTATGATTATGCAAACGGACGGCACAATTAAAAAACTCATCACCAGCGATGAACTCTATTTAGAACTCCGGCAAACCAATCAGAAGTTAAAAGAACTGATTGAAGACATTAAGACCAATCCGCAAAAATATCTTCAAATTAAGATGTTCTAAGACGACTATTCAGTAATGAATCATAAAGAAAAAACCGTGCTCATTTTTCTCAGTGTCGGTCTAAGACTATCCTTTAGTAATGAATAATAAAGAGAAGGCCGTCTTAATCTTTCTCAGTATCTGCCTTTTGGTTGGTGCGGGCATCTCGTTCCTGCGCAATCAGATTTATCAACGCAACTTAGAAAAAATTACCCTCACAGCAACTAATTCGCGACAAACCGAAATGGCATCAGCCGATTCTTTAGAATCGGAAACTGCTAATCTCTTTAATATTAATACTGCTTCGCAAAAAGAACTGGAAGCCTTACCTAATATCGGACCGGTCTTAGCCCAAAGAATTATTGAATATCGTAAAATCCATCAGGGTTTTAAGTGTAAAGAAGACTTGTTAAAAGTCTCAGGCATTGGTCCAAAAAAATATTTCGCTATCAAAGAGAAAATAACCATAGACTAACTATGAACATCTACGAAATCATCACCAAAAAGAAACAGGGTAAAGAATTAACTTCTGCAGAAATAGAGTATTTGGTCTTGGGTTATACTAAAGGCGAAATTCCTGACTATCAGTTTGCCGCATTCTTAATGGCAGTCTGGTTTCAGGGTATGAGTTTTTCCGAGACAACACATCTCACCAAAGCCATGATGCATTCGGGTAAAATCTTTGACCTTTCCGCAATTAAGCAACCGAAAATTGACAAACATTCTACTGGTGGTGTTGGCGATAAGGTCTCTCTGATTTTAGCACCGTTAGTGGCGGATTGTGGTATTGTTGTGCCCATGTGTTCGGGCCGAGGTTTAGGTCATACTGGTGGCACCTTAGATAAATTAGAATCGATTCCCGGATTTCGAACTAATCTCACGGAAAAAGAGTTTATCACGCAATTAAAACAAATCGGCGTAGCAATGATTGGTCAAACTGAGGAATTAGCCCCTGCTGATAAAAAGATTTATGCGCTTCGAGATGTCACGGCTACAGTTGATTCTATTCCCTTAATTTCAACTTCAATTATGTCTAAAAAACTCGCTGAAGGCATTGACGGTCTGGTCTTAGATGTGAAAACCGGTTCTGGTGCCTTTATGAGACGATTGTCTGATGCGAAAAAATTGGCACAAATAATGTGTGAGATTGGCAAACGGATGGGTAAAAAAGTTTCGGCATTAATTACTGATATGGCACAACCTTTAGGTAAAATGGTCGGCAACTCCTTAGAAGTAATCGAAGCAATTGAAACCCTAAAAGGCAGAGGACCACAAGACCTACTTACAGTAACAATAACTTTAGCCGAAGCGATGTTAAGTCTGGCAGGAATTAAACGAACCCAAGCCAGAAAAATGTTAATTCAAAGTATCAAATCCGAGTCAGCCTTGAAAAAATTCCGCGAACTCATAAAAGCCCAAAACGGTGATGAAAGAGTAATTGACGATTATACTCTTTTACCTCAACCCCAATACGAATACCAACTTAAAAGTCCGCAGACCGGCTACATTCAAAAACTTGACGCTTTAACAATTGGCTTGCTATCTGTCGAATTAGGTTGTGGTCGAAAGACCCTTACGGATAAGATTGATTATAGTGCGGGTTTTATCTTTTATAAAAAAATCGGAGATAAAGTTAAAAAAGATGAACCACTGGCAAAAGTAGTCGGTCAAAATCAAGACAAAGTTAAAAGCGTTGGTGAGCAATTATTGTCCGCATACAAAATAACCACACAAAAAAGTAAACCACCTCCACTAATAAAATTTTACTACCGAACTTAATAAACTCGGCTTGCTTCTCATTACCCAACTCAAAACTTATCTTGGGGATTCAGGCGCAGATAATTGCTCAATTCGGCGATATTCGGCATTAAGAAAACATCCGACCTTTTTACGGATAAAAGTCTTAGCCGGCTTGCGCAAAACAATGGCTAAATCAATTATCTCTTCACCATACTTATTCTTAATTTCGCCTACAGCATCTAACATCCGAGTAACTTTGGGTTGACTCCAAAATAGATTTAACTGTTGAGTTGCTGGCTTGGTTAAATTACTCACACTAACACCAACCAGTCTAATACTATTTTTCTCCAAGAGCGATTTTTGATAATACTTAATAAATAACTGATAAGCCGTATCTGCAATAATCTTAGGATGAGCCGTAAATTCTCCAATGGTCTCTGATTTACCCCAATTAGTAAAATCATTGGTCCTTAAAACCAAAGTAATCGTTTTACCCGCTAAACCTTCTTTTTGTAATCTTCGGCTAACTTTACTGGCAAGATAATAGATATACCACCTTATCGTCTCTGAGTCATTAGTATCATAAGGCAAAGTATAGGAATGGCCTACGGATTTTATTTCCCAAAAATTTGAAGGATTAACCACACAGTCACCAATGCCATTGGCTGATTGATATAGCATCTCACCATATTTGCCAAATCTTTCTTTTAACACGGATAAAGGAAAATGGGCTAAATCACCTATGGTCTTAATCCCTAATTCATTGAGATGAACTTTCATTCGCTCGCCAACACCAATTAATTCTTCCACGGGTAAGGGCCAAATCACATTGGGCACATCTTTATCTTCAATAATCGTCAGACCATCAGGTTTATGCCTATCTGCAGCCATTTTGGCTAAAAGTTTATTGGGTCCAATGCCAATTGAACAGGTTAAATTCAACTCCTCTTTGATTCGGGCTTTAATCTTTTGGGCAATTGTTTCAGCCGGACCCCATAATCTTTGCACACCAGTAACATCTAAAAACGCTTCATCAATTGAATATGGTTCCACTAAATCCGTAAACTCTTGATAAATCGCAATCAGCCGATGACAATAGTCAAGATATTTATCTTGATTGCCGAGCACGACTATCGCATCCGGACAGAGTTTTTTCCCTTCTGGCAAAGACATTCCGGATTTTACCCCAAACTTTT encodes:
- a CDS encoding MlaD family protein, with translation MTRSKPIVVIIFVLIIIALIVFSYLYLSGYYHHLSGYQSEVYFDQISGLKIGSPVYVRGMEKGKVTQIELIENGKKVKVVFTLDKKILLTEDTKFAIRSLSYFGTDRILMVTPGSGPLANKNTKFYGTNEVLELEEFFLKFNNLVTKLESIPITEQIRSIKTEITSAMQSLSQKFPAPIAELSQQLSILNSKLDSLRMIMQTDGTIKKLITSDELYLELRQTNQKLKELIEDIKTNPQKYLQIKMF
- a CDS encoding helix-hairpin-helix domain-containing protein translates to MNNKEKAVLIFLSICLLVGAGISFLRNQIYQRNLEKITLTATNSRQTEMASADSLESETANLFNINTASQKELEALPNIGPVLAQRIIEYRKIHQGFKCKEDLLKVSGIGPKKYFAIKEKITID
- a CDS encoding thymidine phosphorylase, yielding MNIYEIITKKKQGKELTSAEIEYLVLGYTKGEIPDYQFAAFLMAVWFQGMSFSETTHLTKAMMHSGKIFDLSAIKQPKIDKHSTGGVGDKVSLILAPLVADCGIVVPMCSGRGLGHTGGTLDKLESIPGFRTNLTEKEFITQLKQIGVAMIGQTEELAPADKKIYALRDVTATVDSIPLISTSIMSKKLAEGIDGLVLDVKTGSGAFMRRLSDAKKLAQIMCEIGKRMGKKVSALITDMAQPLGKMVGNSLEVIEAIETLKGRGPQDLLTVTITLAEAMLSLAGIKRTQARKMLIQSIKSESALKKFRELIKAQNGDERVIDDYTLLPQPQYEYQLKSPQTGYIQKLDALTIGLLSVELGCGRKTLTDKIDYSAGFIFYKKIGDKVKKDEPLAKVVGQNQDKVKSVGEQLLSAYKITTQKSKPPPLIKFYYRT
- the dinB gene encoding DNA polymerase IV, with the protein product MKIKIKFKSSKVQKIKGSKVKKFKGSKVKKFKGSKVQMELREIYPTRVIMLIDMDAFFAQIEQVHNPMLKGKPIFVAGSPYKRSVITAASYEAKKFGVKSGMSLPEGKKLCPDAIVVLGNQDKYLDYCHRLIAIYQEFTDLVEPYSIDEAFLDVTGVQRLWGPAETIAQKIKARIKEELNLTCSIGIGPNKLLAKMAADRHKPDGLTIIEDKDVPNVIWPLPVEELIGVGERMKVHLNELGIKTIGDLAHFPLSVLKERFGKYGEMLYQSANGIGDCVVNPSNFWEIKSVGHSYTLPYDTNDSETIRWYIYYLASKVSRRLQKEGLAGKTITLVLRTNDFTNWGKSETIGEFTAHPKIIADTAYQLFIKYYQKSLLEKNSIRLVGVSVSNLTKPATQQLNLFWSQPKVTRMLDAVGEIKNKYGEEIIDLAIVLRKPAKTFIRKKVGCFLNAEYRRIEQLSAPESPR